From the genome of Amycolatopsis sp. NBC_01488, one region includes:
- a CDS encoding HAD family hydrolase, producing the protein MTGLPETITACLFDLDGVLTGTAVLHSEAWKRTFDEFLRARDGAGFREFTDLDYATYVDGRPRADGVREFLRSRGIELPEGTPDDPPDAPTVNGVGNRKNELVLKIIDERGVNPYPGSIRYLDAVKAAGLRIAVVTSSANGAKVLDAGDLSKYVEARVDGLVIREQHLKGKPAPDSFLAGAAALGVEPAHAAVFEDAQSGVQAGKAGHFGYVVGVNRANQADQLRAHGADIVVDDLADLLED; encoded by the coding sequence ATGACGGGATTGCCCGAGACCATCACCGCCTGCCTGTTCGACCTCGACGGGGTGCTTACCGGTACGGCCGTTCTCCACAGCGAAGCCTGGAAGCGGACTTTCGACGAGTTCCTGCGCGCCCGCGACGGCGCCGGCTTCCGCGAGTTCACCGACCTGGACTACGCGACCTATGTGGACGGCCGCCCGCGCGCCGACGGCGTCCGCGAATTCCTGCGCTCACGCGGGATCGAGCTGCCCGAAGGCACCCCCGACGACCCGCCGGACGCCCCCACCGTCAACGGCGTCGGCAACCGCAAGAACGAGCTCGTCCTGAAGATCATCGACGAACGCGGGGTGAATCCCTACCCCGGCTCGATCCGCTACCTCGACGCGGTCAAGGCCGCCGGTCTGCGGATCGCCGTCGTGACGTCGTCCGCGAACGGCGCGAAGGTGCTCGACGCCGGTGACCTGAGCAAGTACGTCGAGGCCCGCGTCGACGGCCTCGTCATCCGCGAGCAGCACCTCAAGGGCAAGCCCGCACCCGACTCGTTCCTGGCCGGCGCCGCGGCGCTCGGCGTCGAGCCCGCGCACGCGGCCGTGTTCGAGGACGCCCAGTCCGGCGTCCAGGCCGGGAAGGCCGGCCACTTCGGGTACGTCGTGGGCGTGAACCGGGCGAACCAGGCCGACCAGCTGCGGGCCCACGGGGCCGACATCGTCGTCGACGACCTCGCCGACCTCCTGGAGGATTGA
- a CDS encoding glycoside hydrolase family 65 protein produces MTEEEPRGYECAPWELRWRGMDVDALQRTESAFAVSNGHIGLRGTLEEAEPRGLPGTYLNGFYEQHELPYAEAGYGYPEEGQTVVNVTDGKIIRLLVEDEPLDMRYGAATKHDRVLDFRKGTLSRSTEWSSPTGRRVRVRTERLVSFTQRAIAAIRYEVEPLDEDLQLVVQSDLLANEPIETDTSDPRVAAALESPLVGEFHRASDYNAVLVHQTRRSGLRMAAAMDHKIEVDDGIRARIHAEEDLARLTVAVDVPKGGRLRITKFLAYGWSAQRSVPALRSQVEAALAGARQTGWKGLVTEQREFLDDFWATSDIEVEGDPELQQAVRFALFHLLQAGARGESRAIAGKGLTGPGYDGHAFWDTESFVLPVLTYTMPDAARDALRWRHSTMDKARERAHQLGLRGAAFPWRSINGAECSAYWPAGTAAFHVSADIADAVLRYLNATGDEEFERDYGAELLLETARLWASLGHHDRHGAFRIDGVTGPDEYSAVADNNVYTNLMARRNLLAAAESCERHPDVAAHFGVDTVELDSWRAAAAAMYLPYDEELGVHPQSEGFLDHDEWDYEHTDLAHYPLLLHFPYFDLYRKQVVKQADLVLALHLCGDSFSLEEKARDFAYYEARTVRDSSLSAGTQAVVAAEVGHLELAYDYLAEAALTDLHDVHNNVRNGLHMASLAGAWQGAVAGFGGLRDHGGTLAFSPRLPPQLDRITFRLMFRGTRFQVEIDRDQATYHVLDGDPIEVLHHGERSTLTVEPQRFAIPKIDAGDPPKQPPGRAPMRRDSEKVRQYAEPANPITVEGR; encoded by the coding sequence ATGACCGAAGAGGAACCCCGCGGCTACGAGTGCGCGCCGTGGGAGCTGCGGTGGCGCGGCATGGACGTCGACGCCCTGCAACGCACCGAGTCGGCGTTCGCCGTGTCGAACGGGCACATCGGGCTGCGCGGCACGCTCGAGGAGGCCGAGCCGCGGGGGCTGCCCGGCACCTACCTCAACGGCTTCTACGAGCAGCACGAGCTCCCCTACGCCGAAGCGGGCTACGGCTACCCCGAAGAGGGCCAGACCGTCGTCAACGTGACCGACGGCAAGATCATCCGGCTGCTCGTCGAGGACGAGCCGCTCGACATGCGCTACGGCGCCGCCACCAAGCACGACCGGGTGCTCGACTTCCGCAAGGGCACGCTGAGCCGGAGCACCGAGTGGTCGTCGCCGACCGGACGGCGGGTCCGCGTGCGCACCGAGCGGCTGGTGTCGTTCACCCAGCGCGCGATCGCCGCGATCCGCTACGAGGTCGAGCCGCTCGACGAGGACCTGCAGCTGGTCGTCCAGTCCGACCTGCTGGCCAACGAGCCGATCGAGACCGACACCAGCGACCCGCGGGTGGCCGCCGCGCTGGAGTCGCCGCTGGTCGGCGAGTTCCACCGCGCGTCCGACTACAACGCCGTGCTGGTGCACCAGACCCGCCGCTCCGGGCTGCGGATGGCCGCGGCGATGGACCACAAGATCGAGGTGGACGACGGGATCCGCGCCCGCATCCACGCCGAAGAGGACCTCGCCCGGCTCACCGTCGCGGTCGACGTGCCGAAGGGCGGGCGGCTGCGCATCACCAAGTTCCTCGCCTACGGCTGGTCCGCGCAGCGCTCGGTGCCCGCGCTGCGGTCGCAGGTCGAGGCCGCGCTCGCGGGCGCGCGCCAGACCGGCTGGAAGGGACTGGTCACCGAGCAGCGCGAGTTCCTCGACGACTTCTGGGCCACCTCGGACATCGAGGTCGAGGGCGATCCCGAGCTGCAGCAAGCGGTTCGCTTCGCGCTGTTCCACCTCCTGCAGGCCGGGGCCCGCGGCGAAAGCCGCGCGATCGCGGGCAAGGGCCTGACCGGCCCGGGCTACGACGGGCACGCCTTCTGGGACACCGAGTCGTTCGTCCTGCCGGTGCTCACCTACACGATGCCGGACGCGGCACGCGACGCCCTCCGCTGGCGTCACTCCACAATGGACAAAGCCCGGGAACGCGCGCACCAGCTGGGGTTGCGCGGCGCGGCGTTCCCGTGGCGGTCGATCAACGGCGCCGAGTGCTCGGCGTACTGGCCGGCGGGCACGGCCGCGTTCCACGTCAGCGCCGACATCGCCGACGCCGTGCTGCGGTACCTGAACGCGACCGGCGACGAGGAGTTCGAGCGCGACTACGGCGCCGAGCTCCTGCTGGAAACCGCGCGGCTGTGGGCGTCGCTGGGCCACCACGACCGGCACGGCGCGTTCCGCATCGACGGCGTCACCGGGCCCGACGAGTACTCGGCGGTGGCGGACAACAACGTCTACACGAACCTGATGGCGCGGCGGAACCTGCTGGCCGCCGCGGAGTCGTGCGAGCGGCACCCGGACGTGGCGGCGCACTTCGGTGTCGACACCGTCGAGCTGGACTCGTGGCGCGCGGCCGCCGCGGCGATGTACCTGCCCTACGACGAAGAGCTCGGCGTGCACCCGCAGTCGGAGGGCTTCCTCGACCACGACGAGTGGGACTACGAGCACACGGATCTCGCGCATTACCCGCTGCTGCTGCACTTCCCGTACTTCGACCTCTACCGCAAGCAGGTCGTCAAGCAGGCGGACCTGGTGCTGGCGCTGCACCTGTGCGGCGACTCGTTCAGCCTGGAGGAGAAAGCCCGCGACTTCGCCTACTACGAGGCCCGCACGGTGCGGGACTCGTCGCTGTCGGCGGGGACGCAGGCGGTGGTCGCGGCCGAGGTCGGGCACCTGGAGCTGGCCTACGACTACCTCGCCGAAGCCGCGCTGACCGACCTGCACGACGTGCACAACAACGTCCGCAACGGTCTGCACATGGCGTCGCTGGCGGGAGCGTGGCAGGGCGCGGTGGCCGGCTTCGGCGGCCTGCGCGACCACGGCGGGACGCTGGCGTTCTCGCCGCGGCTGCCGCCGCAGCTGGACCGGATCACCTTCCGCCTGATGTTCCGCGGCACCCGGTTCCAGGTGGAGATCGACCGCGACCAGGCGACCTACCACGTGCTGGACGGCGACCCGATCGAAGTGCTGCACCACGGCGAGCGCAGCACGCTCACCGTGGAGCCGCAGCGGTTCGCGATCCCGAAGATCGACGCGGGCGACCCGCCGAAGCAGCCGCCGGGCCGTGCGCCCATGCGGCGTGATTCGGAGAAGGTGCGTCAGTACGCGGAGCCGGCCAACCCGATCACTGTGGAAGGTCGCTGA
- a CDS encoding nuclear transport factor 2 family protein, giving the protein MNENRKIVLDCLENLFVHKDFDAAKAALHPDFVTHSPGLPNGREAFADAVQNSPLAGAAAEIKHVVAEDDLVVVHLHVTGTAVVDILRVEDGLVVEHWDVKQPLSA; this is encoded by the coding sequence ATGAACGAGAACCGCAAGATCGTCCTCGACTGCCTCGAGAACCTGTTCGTGCACAAGGACTTCGACGCCGCGAAGGCCGCGCTGCACCCCGATTTCGTGACCCACAGCCCTGGTTTGCCCAACGGTCGCGAAGCGTTCGCCGACGCCGTCCAGAACTCACCACTGGCCGGCGCGGCCGCGGAGATCAAGCACGTCGTCGCCGAGGACGACCTCGTCGTGGTGCACCTGCACGTGACCGGCACCGCCGTCGTCGACATCCTGCGCGTCGAGGACGGTCTCGTCGTCGAGCACTGGGACGTCAAGCAGCCCCTCAGCGCGTGA
- a CDS encoding ArsR/SmtB family transcription factor, translating to MSTDRKLIDPERVAAAVDGLGDRAVIDEWAQRFSVVADPSRLALLVSIHYAREISVTDLAVVTGMTDTAVSQALRLLRAHGLVTTQRTGRVVRYRLADATVHELIHRVRPHPQARTPEDRDR from the coding sequence GTGAGCACCGATCGCAAGCTGATCGACCCGGAACGCGTCGCGGCGGCGGTCGACGGGCTGGGCGACCGCGCCGTCATCGACGAATGGGCCCAGCGCTTCTCCGTGGTCGCCGACCCGTCGCGGCTGGCGTTGCTCGTCTCGATCCACTACGCGCGCGAAATCAGCGTCACCGACCTGGCCGTGGTCACCGGCATGACGGACACCGCGGTTTCGCAAGCACTGCGGCTGCTGCGGGCGCACGGGCTGGTCACCACGCAGCGCACCGGACGCGTCGTGCGCTACCGGCTCGCCGACGCCACCGTGCACGAACTCATCCATCGGGTGCGGCCACACCCCCAAGCGCGCACGCCCGAAGACCGGGACCGGTAG
- a CDS encoding ROK family protein, producing the protein MRKINQRAVLDLLRRSGPATRPQVAKDTGLSKPTVSQALLALEAAGLARPTGHTSTGTGRSAVLYEADPTAGYVLGVDIGREHIRVAVSDLGGAIVARRDERNTARSGAALVTAVGKIAASTVAEARLTQADIVVRVVGSPGVADPEKRCFRHAPNLPGWGRAGLIDDLEAALGPDLMVENDANLTAVGEGESGAARGASVFGCITIGTGVGMGMMVDGRVFRGATGAAGEIGYLPYGRTRAADSPGSPPARGHLEEATAAQSVVRGARELGLGTAKSAREVFRLAREGDELARRALEAEADRLAYTVASVAAVIDPELIVLGGGMGTAADLLLEPLDRALRAFTPLVPKVVQGELGEDAVLTGAISVGLRAAEGLVFDLRVGAA; encoded by the coding sequence GGTGCTCGACCTGCTGCGCCGCAGCGGGCCGGCGACCCGGCCACAGGTGGCGAAGGACACCGGGCTGTCGAAGCCGACGGTCAGCCAGGCGCTGCTGGCGCTGGAAGCCGCCGGGCTGGCGCGCCCGACCGGGCACACGTCCACCGGTACCGGACGTTCGGCGGTGCTCTACGAGGCCGACCCGACCGCAGGGTACGTGCTGGGCGTCGACATCGGGCGCGAGCACATCCGCGTCGCGGTGTCGGACCTCGGCGGCGCGATCGTGGCGCGCCGCGACGAACGCAACACGGCCCGTTCGGGCGCGGCGCTGGTGACGGCGGTCGGGAAGATCGCCGCTTCGACGGTCGCGGAAGCACGGCTGACGCAGGCCGACATCGTTGTCCGCGTGGTCGGCTCCCCCGGCGTCGCCGACCCGGAGAAGCGCTGTTTCCGGCACGCGCCGAACCTGCCGGGGTGGGGCCGCGCGGGGCTGATCGACGACCTCGAGGCCGCACTGGGGCCGGACCTGATGGTGGAGAACGACGCCAACCTGACCGCGGTCGGCGAAGGCGAGAGCGGCGCCGCGCGCGGGGCGTCGGTGTTCGGCTGCATCACGATCGGCACCGGCGTCGGCATGGGCATGATGGTCGACGGCCGGGTGTTCCGCGGCGCGACGGGCGCGGCGGGCGAGATCGGCTACCTGCCGTACGGCCGCACGCGCGCGGCCGACTCCCCCGGTTCCCCGCCCGCGCGCGGCCACCTCGAAGAGGCGACCGCGGCCCAGTCGGTGGTCCGCGGCGCGCGGGAACTCGGCCTGGGCACGGCGAAGTCGGCCCGCGAGGTGTTCCGCCTGGCCCGCGAGGGCGACGAACTGGCCCGCCGTGCCCTGGAGGCGGAAGCGGACCGGCTGGCGTACACGGTGGCGTCGGTGGCGGCGGTGATCGACCCGGAGCTGATCGTCCTCGGCGGCGGCATGGGCACGGCGGCGGACCTGCTGCTGGAGCCGCTCGACCGCGCGCTGCGGGCGTTCACGCCGCTGGTGCCGAAGGTGGTCCAGGGCGAGCTGGGCGAGGACGCGGTGCTGACCGGCGCGATCAGCGTCGGGCTGCGGGCGGCCGAAGGGCTGGTCTTCGACCTCCGCGTGGGCGCGGCTTAG
- a CDS encoding MarR family winged helix-turn-helix transcriptional regulator — protein sequence MVVHPSTLDLSLTALFAGWAMTDEVQRRLAGQDLGDLRFNDGVVIQHVLAAPLSITALAERMGVTQQAASKAVADLERRGLLSREPDPGDARTKLLHLTEHARNAVEATRTLRKELQGELEAEFGTERVEDARALLAAVIGRFGGDGAIRARRVRPPR from the coding sequence ATGGTTGTGCATCCTAGCACCCTCGACCTCTCGCTCACCGCGCTCTTCGCGGGCTGGGCGATGACCGACGAGGTCCAGCGGCGGCTCGCCGGTCAGGACCTGGGGGACCTGAGGTTCAACGACGGCGTCGTCATCCAGCACGTCCTGGCCGCGCCGCTGTCCATCACCGCACTCGCCGAACGCATGGGCGTCACCCAGCAAGCCGCGTCGAAGGCCGTCGCCGATCTCGAACGCCGGGGACTGCTCAGCCGCGAGCCCGACCCCGGCGACGCGCGCACGAAGCTCCTGCACCTCACCGAGCACGCGCGGAACGCCGTCGAAGCCACTCGCACCCTCAGAAAAGAACTCCAGGGTGAACTGGAAGCCGAGTTCGGCACCGAGCGGGTCGAGGACGCCCGCGCCCTCCTGGCCGCCGTCATCGGCCGCTTCGGCGGCGACGGCGCGATCCGTGCCCGGCGAGTCCGCCCGCCCCGGTGA
- a CDS encoding PaaI family thioesterase has protein sequence MTDVEAQVRSKTITWQDPLETARLGATMSGFDYLTAVAEGRVPGPPIAAHFGLRWEHIGHGEVVAVAEPDESLYNPIGMVHGGVAATMLDSVVGCAVHTTLPAGVGYSSVELKVSYLRAIHAGRGEIRATGRVVKEGSRIAFAEGEIRDAEGNLLATASGTCVITR, from the coding sequence ATGACCGACGTCGAAGCGCAGGTCCGTTCGAAGACCATCACCTGGCAGGACCCGCTGGAAACCGCCCGCCTCGGCGCCACCATGTCCGGGTTCGACTACCTGACCGCCGTCGCCGAGGGGCGCGTCCCCGGCCCGCCGATCGCCGCGCACTTCGGGTTGCGCTGGGAACACATCGGCCACGGCGAGGTCGTCGCGGTCGCCGAGCCGGACGAGTCGCTGTACAACCCGATCGGGATGGTCCACGGCGGCGTCGCGGCCACGATGCTGGACTCGGTGGTCGGCTGCGCGGTGCACACGACGCTGCCGGCCGGCGTCGGCTACTCGTCGGTGGAGTTGAAGGTCAGCTACCTGCGCGCCATCCACGCCGGCCGCGGCGAAATCCGCGCGACCGGCCGCGTCGTGAAGGAGGGTTCGCGGATCGCCTTCGCCGAGGGGGAGATCCGCGACGCCGAGGGCAACCTGCTGGCCACGGCGTCGGGGACCTGCGTGATCACGCGCTGA
- a CDS encoding class F sortase, which translates to MRQENAVERRPALVRPAAAVLAVVAGLSCVLLGVTAVLGPADPAGTGAAADRPVTVGAGVLPAALVIPDLGLALSHVVDLGHVSGRREQPGTALGVGWFADGPAPGAPGVAVLSGHAGFGYSSGAFARLGTLTPGAAVVVRDDEGREARFTVRRTATFPADEPDSTLVAPEGSGPELRLITSDGTHDTAGIDSPRIAVYAVPV; encoded by the coding sequence GTGCGGCAGGAGAACGCGGTCGAGCGGCGCCCGGCGCTCGTGCGGCCGGCCGCCGCCGTGCTGGCGGTGGTGGCCGGGCTCAGCTGTGTCCTGCTCGGCGTCACGGCGGTGCTCGGGCCGGCTGATCCGGCCGGCACCGGTGCGGCCGCGGACCGCCCGGTCACCGTCGGCGCCGGGGTCCTGCCCGCCGCGCTGGTCATCCCCGACCTGGGCCTCGCGCTGAGCCACGTGGTCGACCTCGGGCACGTCTCCGGTCGCCGCGAGCAGCCCGGCACGGCGCTGGGCGTCGGCTGGTTCGCCGACGGTCCCGCCCCCGGCGCGCCGGGGGTCGCCGTGCTGTCCGGGCACGCCGGCTTCGGGTACTCGAGCGGCGCCTTCGCCCGCCTCGGCACGCTGACACCGGGTGCCGCGGTCGTCGTGCGCGACGACGAGGGCCGCGAAGCCCGCTTCACGGTCCGCAGGACGGCGACGTTCCCGGCGGACGAGCCGGACAGCACGCTCGTCGCCCCGGAGGGCTCCGGCCCCGAGCTGCGGCTGATCACCAGCGACGGGACGCACGACACCGCGGGGATCGACTCCCCGCGGATCGCCGTCTACGCGGTCCCGGTCTGA
- a CDS encoding pyridoxamine 5'-phosphate oxidase family protein encodes MVVESSRVPAELAGAFVRVAHRIVWCTLVTVDGRGRPRSRVVHPIWEHGPPGLTGWLFTRPTPLKVAHLAASPYVSCSYWDPQHEVAVAECRAEFADDEPTRRYLWDLFASAPEPLGYDPKILGGEDHRDPKITVLKLTPWRISTGGEAWRAA; translated from the coding sequence ATGGTTGTGGAATCTAGCAGAGTGCCGGCCGAGCTGGCCGGGGCGTTCGTCCGCGTGGCGCACCGGATCGTCTGGTGCACGCTGGTGACCGTCGACGGCCGGGGCCGGCCGCGCTCGCGGGTGGTCCACCCGATCTGGGAGCACGGCCCGCCCGGGTTGACGGGATGGCTGTTCACCCGCCCGACGCCGCTCAAGGTGGCGCACCTGGCGGCGTCGCCGTACGTGTCGTGCTCGTACTGGGATCCGCAGCACGAGGTGGCGGTGGCGGAGTGCCGCGCGGAGTTCGCCGACGACGAGCCGACGCGCAGGTACTTGTGGGACCTGTTCGCGTCGGCTCCGGAACCGCTGGGCTACGACCCCAAGATCCTGGGCGGCGAGGACCACCGCGACCCGAAGATCACGGTGCTGAAGCTGACGCCGTGGCGGATCTCGACGGGCGGCGAAGCCTGGCGCGCGGCCTAA
- a CDS encoding Ppx/GppA phosphatase family protein, whose translation MRRINEPAVGVLDVGSFSARLVVVPVDGSPREPVLNHQTRLRLDRELDVRGRLSDRGIAAVTAAVAAGMTTAYRHGVGDVFPFATSSIRDAANAAKVVRHVAGETGVELRFLSGRCEAELTYLATRRWFGAEAGPLLVLDIGGGTVELAAGCGDQATFARSLPLGARSMTRDWLPTERVSAKQVAGLRAHALDVVTTALCAADVDAPRVVGCSKVLQQLARLAGARPSKCKELRIDDLRAWIPRLAALPPSKRAKLPGISRSRAHQALAGAIVAEALLTVAGGKVAICPWSTRDGLLLTLQDRAREKAGSRVVAA comes from the coding sequence GTGCGAAGAATCAACGAGCCCGCGGTGGGCGTACTGGACGTCGGTTCGTTCAGCGCTCGCCTGGTGGTGGTTCCGGTGGACGGCTCGCCCCGCGAGCCGGTGCTGAACCACCAGACGCGGCTGCGCCTCGACCGGGAGCTCGACGTCCGCGGCCGCCTTTCCGACCGTGGCATCGCCGCCGTCACGGCCGCCGTCGCCGCGGGCATGACCACCGCGTACCGCCACGGCGTGGGCGACGTCTTCCCGTTCGCGACGTCCTCGATCCGCGACGCCGCCAACGCGGCGAAGGTCGTCCGGCACGTCGCCGGCGAAACCGGCGTCGAGCTGCGGTTCCTCTCGGGCCGCTGCGAAGCCGAACTGACCTACCTGGCCACCCGCCGCTGGTTCGGCGCCGAGGCCGGCCCGTTGCTGGTGCTCGACATCGGCGGCGGCACGGTCGAGCTGGCCGCGGGCTGCGGCGACCAGGCCACGTTCGCGCGGTCGCTGCCGCTGGGCGCGCGGTCGATGACCCGCGACTGGCTGCCGACCGAACGCGTTTCGGCCAAGCAGGTCGCCGGGCTGCGCGCGCACGCCCTCGACGTGGTGACCACCGCGCTCTGCGCCGCGGACGTCGACGCCCCGCGGGTCGTCGGCTGCTCGAAGGTGCTGCAGCAGCTCGCGCGGCTGGCCGGTGCCCGCCCGAGCAAGTGCAAGGAGCTGCGGATCGACGACCTGCGTGCCTGGATCCCGCGGCTCGCCGCGCTGCCGCCGTCCAAGCGCGCGAAGCTGCCGGGCATCTCCCGCAGCCGCGCCCACCAGGCCCTGGCGGGCGCGATCGTGGCGGAAGCGCTGCTGACGGTCGCGGGCGGCAAGGTGGCGATCTGCCCCTGGTCGACCCGGGACGGCCTGCTGCTGACCCTGCAGGACCGGGCGCGGGAGAAGGCCGGCAGCCGGGTCGTGGCCGCCTGA
- a CDS encoding LLM class F420-dependent oxidoreductase: MRIGTGISYSGGFAESVADVVELEKAGLDVVFVPEAYSFDAVSQLGYLAAKTERVQLASGIFQIYTRTPTLTAMTAAGLDFVSDGRFILGLGASGPQVIEGFHGVKYDAPLARTREIVEICRQVWRRERVVHDGKHYTIPLPPEQGTGLGKPLKLINHPVRERIPVLLASLGPKNVALTAEIAEGWQPIFFHPEKAADVWGESLAAGKAKRDPALGELDTFVSAALAIGDDVEPLLDHLRPVVALYVGGMGARGKNFYNDLARRYGYEAEAKLIQDLYLDGKKEEAAAAVPVELLRSISLVGPAGYVKERLAAFKEAGATTLVVNPMLPGREARVAAVSQLRELLG; the protein is encoded by the coding sequence ATGAGGATCGGGACCGGGATCAGCTACTCCGGAGGCTTCGCCGAAAGCGTCGCCGACGTCGTCGAACTGGAGAAAGCCGGCCTCGACGTCGTCTTCGTTCCGGAGGCCTATTCCTTCGACGCCGTCAGCCAGCTCGGCTACCTGGCCGCGAAGACCGAACGCGTCCAGCTCGCGTCCGGCATCTTCCAGATCTACACCCGCACGCCGACCCTCACCGCGATGACCGCGGCCGGGCTCGACTTCGTCTCCGACGGGCGGTTCATCCTCGGCCTCGGCGCCTCCGGCCCGCAGGTCATCGAGGGCTTCCACGGCGTGAAGTACGACGCCCCGCTGGCCCGTACCCGCGAAATCGTCGAGATCTGCCGCCAGGTGTGGCGCCGGGAGCGCGTCGTCCACGACGGCAAGCACTACACGATCCCGCTGCCGCCGGAGCAGGGCACCGGCCTCGGCAAGCCGCTCAAGCTGATCAACCACCCGGTGCGCGAGCGGATCCCGGTGCTGCTGGCCTCGCTCGGGCCGAAGAACGTCGCGCTCACCGCCGAGATCGCCGAAGGCTGGCAGCCGATCTTCTTCCACCCGGAGAAGGCCGCCGACGTCTGGGGCGAGTCCCTGGCCGCGGGCAAGGCCAAGCGCGACCCGGCGCTGGGCGAGCTGGACACGTTCGTGAGCGCCGCGCTGGCGATCGGCGACGACGTCGAGCCGCTGCTCGACCACCTGCGCCCGGTCGTGGCCCTCTACGTGGGCGGGATGGGCGCGCGCGGCAAGAACTTCTACAACGACCTCGCCCGCCGCTACGGCTACGAGGCCGAGGCGAAGCTGATCCAGGACCTCTACCTCGACGGCAAGAAGGAGGAGGCCGCGGCGGCCGTCCCGGTCGAGCTGCTGCGCTCGATCTCGCTGGTCGGCCCGGCGGGGTACGTCAAGGAACGGCTGGCGGCGTTCAAGGAGGCGGGCGCGACGACCCTGGTGGTCAACCCGATGCTGCCCGGGCGCGAGGCGCGGGTCGCGGCGGTGTCCCAGCTGCGTGAGCTGCTCGGCTGA